The genomic interval aagctcACCTcactattcaaatatttgaatgcctttcaacactctaaaaaaaaatttgaaaaaaagaaatgaaagtatctttacgcataattttcagttgtccAGGTGATGAAccttaattcatttttttagctttcttttactttaagtagCCATTAGCTACGTTCATGTATCTCTCTACaccatacgttgtcatggtagttatgGGTTTACTTAGGTGTGCTGTATGAAACCCAGCCATAATTTTAAGTATGCGTCAGGCGATGTTTGTCGAGGATAACGCGATGTATCCCGTGGTGACAGCCGAGATACGGTATCGTGTAGTTAGAGCCAGTCATCGCCCAATCGCCCAGAAAGCGCCTAAACTAGCCCATTGAAACCTACATGCATACGTAATGGCTCTCAGGCTAATCGATGAAGACTGGATCAAGAACCTGATTTCTAAGTAGGTCAATTtcacaatcaaaataaaataatttacaatgcTTTCCTTCCTCCAATAAAACGATTTATAATACACTCCTCTTATAAGGCTTAAGCAGGCTCCTGGTCCCTGGAAGTTCCGCTTGGGGGCGCTCGTGTATGTACAGGAAGCTGTGGGGCCAGCATAGCAGTAACATCCTTCGTGTATATGGGAATTCGGAGAATATAGCGCCTTGCCAGTTAAAACATGTGCAGATCACCTTCGTCtttgaattatttgttttctttaaagcGTTTTAAGACGCTTACATGTCAATAGTTTGGCGCACTAAGCACATATCAACTATAGCACCTGTGGTTTCCCTCCGAATCAGCCTGTGTTTACTTTCACTAATCACAAATGAAAAGACTGTCCCTAAACTATGGCAAAACTTTTCTTTAATACATATAGTACAGATTACCTGTACGTTTTTATCTATTGTgacattataaaaacatttttctaaagCAGATGGCGATCATGTCGTCAACTTAAAGTCTAATAGCTTAAAGGAAAATAATCCATATTCataaaaccaaatattttctattTACGAAGAACGCCTCGAATCATTGCCAATCAGAAAATATTAGATTCATACCTGAActatttattacattaaatttaGTTTAAAAATGGACAAAGTGATAAAGCGGGTCCCAATATAAACTTTTCTGACTTTATCACCAATTTTGAATTGTAACACGTGCACAGCTGAGGCTGgtgttttgtgaaagataattacTTGGAATgctctaaaataatagcaaaaaatcGACTGAATCGCGGatcgtctttttttttgttttttcaaaaatgtccgGACCACACTCCAGAAAAGTTTGAGTTAACTGGctcaaaaatctgagttatGCAACTAACTCAACTCCAAAACTGAGATAAGCTGAGTGAAAAAACGCTTGTGGTTATATTGTTAATTCACTTGGTTTTTTGTCAGACCCAGCTTATCTGGTCAAATGATTCAGCTCTCTGAGTTAAATTAGCTTAATTATATAACCCAGATTTTTTGTCAGTAGACTCAGATATTTCCCTCTCTATGTAACCTCCTCAAGTGttggtaaatgaaaaatgtttgacGTCGAATCAAAAataatatgaatgaataaaagaataaataagcGCATGCGCAATTAGCCACAAAAGTCAACTGTACGCAACGCAAAGTACCTTCATATCCTCAAGGTCACAAGACGTGTACCACACGCGAGCTGCATGTTCGCTTTGGTTTAATCTGTCtttttctctggttttacttacCTAACAATAACCATGAAGTTGGGACTGATTGCAAAGGTCACGGTGAAGGAGGTCAAGGTGCTGTAAACGAGCAAGGGGTATACCTTCACATCCTCGGGGGCACAGGAACCGGGCTTAGCTGTACCTCCGGAACAGGTACAGTTGAGGTAGATCTGCAAGTAGAGAGACAGGATCGAGTCAGTGTGATTAGTGGTATTTacaccccccccctcccacccctcCACCAACGCCTCAAGTAAGCCTAGGCCTGCCACAAATGCGGTTGTCATTCGCTCAAGTTGTCAGCGAAATACACGACAAAAAGCCTGATTAACTTAGAAACAATATGCACGTTATCAGATACTTTCTAACGATTACCGTGTACGATCGGCACACATACAGTGTGTACCCATATAATGTTCCGTATCAGCGGTACGCATGCCATGTAATTTATGTAATGCAGTTAGTGTACAAATGTCATTGTGAACGTGAAAATTTCTACACAGTCGTCTTTGTAGTTTTAATTTGAACATATACTGTTCTCCTGGAATTCTAAAAACGTGTCAGTGACCCGATAAGCCAAAACTGCGTCATACTCACGGAGTTTTCCCTTCTGTAGCATCCTGCGTGACACGGGGACATATACGTCACACCGTCAGAACCACATACCGGCTGGATGACGTCACCGCTACACAGACAGCCAGCGACGCAGCTGTCGTTGCCCATCAACGCCCCCGGCTTAAGTTGTCTAAAAACACGTTTGACAACAGTACATTAAGTCATTACAATTTgagtgaagaaataaatgaaaatatgaaattcaACTTGTATGACTGAACAAGGATTAATTTGTAGTATATCAAGCAATATCTGCAGTTAAAATAATTCTTCATGCTACACTATTTGTATGGCattgaaatgaaaacagcaaagtTGACTGGCCACGAAATGTTTCTTTGCACACTCCAAAAGCTACACTGTTAAACTAAGCATAATATGTTccctgagtgatgttagaatagATAATGTTTGTGTAACGTAATTTTATGTTATGGGCAACACACTACCCGATTACTCTAACTAAAGTATGATGCTGTAATAAGAACAGACGCTTGAAATACACGataatggttaaaaaaaactatgcCACCTCACCATGTAACAGATTACTTGAAGAGCGTAGAGCGTGAAATAAGCAAGTgaataaaaactgatttacCCTCCGAACTTGGACTGGACCAGGTCCGTGGGTTGACCAGCCAGGAACATCCCTATGGGACACCCAATGGTCAGCAAAATACAGACTCCCAGAATAAGGCGCAGGTTTCCGCGAGTGGTCAGTTTaaagtgtgacgtcacaaacccTCCTACCACTGGACCAATCGTGCTCCCGAACAGAGAAATGACGCCTGCGTATAGAAAACAATTTTAACTGTGAGTTTAAAACATTCTGCATGGACGAGCTACACAAAATGTCCCAAATCGGAGTAAAACATATTGTTTCCttttgtgacgttgcagtgcttgtgtagCTCCTAGGTGTTTTATGAGGCACATACACTGATAACTGTGAAGTAATGCGGGAAACAACAAATGAGTGTATAGCTTAGGGACTCTTTGTTACAAGGCTGGGAGTGGGGGAgaggggggagagggggggCAATGTCGCGTTTCTGATACATTGAACACTGTAACTTAGTCACTGGTCAGAGTTCAcgcattttaatttattttttaatttcaacagCAGTAGGGGTCCACGCCGAAGAAAACTGTTTCCAACTTTTCTCGACTTCAGGTGTTAAGCgtcaaaagtgaaatatcactataatatataaaagacaacagtgaggcagttggcaaatggtcacacctgcCACACTTATTGCCGGTGAAATATGCCCTCTGGCCAATCTACAtcagttattgttttgttttaactgtccCGTAGTACAATGGAGAGCTTGGTAACGGAaagtagtgatgttaattgtaatattTTAGACGTTTTTGGTCCGGAATTACTTTAAATGCTGTGCTCTCGTCCCATTAATACTGATTTGTAAGTAATGATACTGGCAGAATTAGGTAGATAATTAAGACTTGTTTTGATTAAGTTAAGATGTAGATCGGATTTACTTACCTAACGTGCTGTGGGTCGGGATGTAGAACTGGTTTACCTTCTTAAAATCAGACTCTATTTGTAAGTCGGAATGTAGAACCGATTTACTTACCTAACATCAGACTCGTTTTGTAAGTCGGAATGTAGAACTGTGTCTCCAGGTATTTGGGAAAGAACGATGCCATACCGAGGAGAGCGAACGTGTGCATAGTGGAGGACAAGGCGAGCAGCGTGAATACCGGAAGCCTGAGTACTCGGAACACAGATCGGAGGGGAACTGAAaccatacaaacatttatttatttgattgtttttttacgccgtactcaggaatatttcacatatacggcgagcattatggtgggaggaaatcaggcagagcaaGGGAAAATCCACGTTCTTCCATAGGTTTCTGGCACACATTCTCACATACATCCGGagaagaagacagcatgagctggacttgaactcacaacgatctcATCGGTGCTGTGAATATTGTGCTAAACTTAATCAGCTACAGCATTGCAGCCACCATATTTGACACCATCAATGGGCCCCTTTTTCTCGCACAGTGGGGACGTCTGTTCAGCCTAAATTGGCAATTCTTGCATTGCAAAAAAGCCGCTTTCAGACAGTTTGGTTTGCTGTATTAACTCGGCCAGTGGAAGGGAAATGggacaaaaaaaacattctgaTTTCGATCAACTAATCGAATTTGGCAAATCTATACAACAAATCTCACCGTGTAATCCCACCCATGCATGAACAAAACGTCGCCAGTTCGCCAGCAGAATAAAAACGCAATCGTAAGggtacaaataaacaaaatatagagCCTACAGTTTTCGCccgaactacatgtacttcggAAAACGGAAAAGGTTCTCGTTTAACTGGGATTTAGATCTACTGCGGTAGATCAAtaaatgcagatcgccagaagTCTTTGATTGGAGTCtcagtttgattgattttaatgttttttttataactatTTCAGTGATATCTCAGTCGTTcctaatattattatattttaatgctgcttcactaaaaACATTATACCGAAGACACAAGTATATGTCGCCCAATCAGTATATGTATTGACACCGAGTCGGCAGAGTACACACTGCCGAGAACCAAGTCAGAGAAGCGCAGACTGAAAACATTTAAGTCAAACTGTGAAAAAGGCCAAAGATGAAATAAGGTTCATCAAACAGGCGGCTgccctttttttcttttcatattttaaaaggattaaatgcattcaaagtTTCCAATTATATACTGGACTTTATAAACCATACAGTCGGTGTTTAGGTACTCTGATGTCAGGAGAAGTTTTTCCCCACTGTAAAAACGCAGCTTTTAATGTTGGAGTCGATGTTATTGCCTATGAGTAATAGATCACTAAGGTGGTCGTCACAACAAACTGCCCTCTGTGTGATGTCGGGGTAGATGTACAAGACCACCGTGGGAACGATTCATAAAGCTCACTCTACAGTTTTAAACATCCCCAACGCTGAAAAAAATCCCTCAAATTAATAACTGAATGTGTTTTCAGCGACAGTTTGTGTTTTTGGAGTGTGCAGTTTCCGATGGTCTTTCTCGTAATTGTTTCGTcacttttatgtgtttttttttctttttaacagagCCCATTTAGAGAACCCTCAACCCTGGCCTCACGCTTAAAAGATAGGCGTTTTTCTACCTCTTAGCAGTATATATACAGATGACATACAATTTCAAATCAAGAAATGAATTACATTGTACCTCCCGATGTCAGCCTTTTACATTGCACGCTGGGCCATGATATCGGTGTGCTATGAATTTGACGTAGGTGCGACCAAAATTTTCTACAGTGAAATAAACGAAATGTAGGCCAGTGTTTATTATACCTGTTCTTACATAAGAATACAGCGGAGAACGAGTGAGGGATACGGGGAAAAGTTAGCCTTCTTGGAGGCTCCAGGTGGGGGGTTGGGGTAAGGTGTCGTGCACGATGTTAAGGTCAGATTAATGAATATAGACTGAACAACTCCTTTTTACTccgtttgaattttttttcctaACTGCCTCAGTCACGTTACATTCGGCCTACTATGGTAGAATACGCCGAATGTTTCTTTGGTCACGTTTTTTTATTGCTGTGTGCTAATATATTTTCTCATACATGCAATTTCGGTAATGTTTTGGAGAATTTAGAGAATGTCACTTAAACTCGCGATGTTTCTGACACTCGCCACGACTTCAATTCAAAAGTTAGCAAGCATGGAAGGGATTCGAACTCGCGGCATGTATTGACACAAGTACAttcctgtatatgtatgtgctcCTGTTTTATAGatacacataaacaaatattactTACATTTGTTGCACTCTGGCTTAAGATTGAATCCACCCTACTGCCTTCTTTCAAACAGACAGCGTTCaagtttacattttcattttatgttgTAAATCTCGGTGAAGAGAGATATGTTGAATGACTTGAAATCTGAATTATTTCCATCACACAATTTTGAGTTTAACTGAAGAAAAccatatttagtttttttttgccataacgatggggggggggggggggtcggtGATTTCTCTCATTTAACAACATGTTCAGACAAAGTTCTTGCAGaaatttttgtgtaattctcAACCATAGATGGCCATCAAAATATATAGTACAAGCTGTAAGACGATCTGACCCAGATCTATAAGCTCACTAAATCTAAAGGGTACCGTGctgtggtacatatatatttactcgACTGCGGTAACGTCGTACCTGTTTCGTTTGACTGCTCCGGCCGTTTATTGTCGACAAAGTATATTGTCCAGCGCCACGCATGCATGTGATTCTGTCTTGGCTGAAATTGTGCTGTTTTGGTGTAAAATGTAGTGGCGGTGCCCTTGACAGTACCATGTGCAGTACCATGCAATTTCGCAAGCGATACTTTTGCGTCATTTTAGTGGGCTTACGTGTACTTAACTGTAGAAGCAATGGTTTGAAATGATGACAACAGTACACTGTTACACAAACCACACTGAAACCCGGTCTAGACTACCATCCCTACACTGACTTGAGGGCTGTCTAGATCCATAGTAACCCTAACTCTCAGTCTTTGCGTGGAGACGTCAAACTcttcataaaaatacatttttgttcttCGTTCAATACATAGACTGACAGATAGCCCATTTTACATTTAGAACACGACATCAAGAATAGGGAAGTTTGGAGATCAAACTTTTTTGTCGCTCAAGGGAAAAACAGTTCTAATGTCCCACTTAAAATGGCAAATATTTTATGCAATGTTTGTTTATCGGCGGTGTCGCCGTGTTCCAGAGACACATATGACACTTTTTTCCATTCGGACCTTCTCAAGCTCAAAATAACCTTTCacctcctcaattttctccacccCACGACTACTCTATATTACCTATTGTGAAACTTCCTTCACACGCCTATGGTATTGTAAATATGGTCGTATACAATTGCccaacatttctgacaggtcacgcGATATAGTAGAGCTTTTTTTACCTCTAGCaatgaaagagtttgaactcgaaactctcctGTTCTGTTGTACGAACAGCTGACGAGACCCCAGTAAGTGTTACCCCAACTCTAGTACGCGGCAAGGCAGTACAGTCAATCAGTTTCGGAGATCCTAATAGTGGCAATTGGTTTTGCGAAATCCTGGGTAAATCAAAAAAGAATTAAATCTGTGCACAAAAAGTTGTTATTTAAACTGACGCAGTTATGTTACTAGTATTTTGTCAGAGATATTTCGAACGCCCCAGGCTCTCTAAACGTTATACATTTTGTACTGTATATCCCATTCGAGTTGATCTGGGCGATACAAGTTTTGACTTTCACTTTTGACTTCAAAGTTGCGCACGTCTGGCTCCTACTACcacccaacccccaccccacccagtaCACCCACATTCCTTCCACCTCTAAGGAAACCCACATGTTCAATTCTACATTCAACATACCTATGACCAGACGTTTGAATCGACCCACGCAGCTCTTCCTTTCTGGCATCTTGCTTTCTTCTTTCTTCGTTTCTTTTTCACCTGTCTTAGCACTGTGCACTGGCGCCATTCTCAGGCGTTTAGGGAAGCAAAAGAGGaaagaagagaaaaacataCTGAGACATCCGAGGATAACAAAACCAATCCACCAGGCTCCTATCCAGGTCGGGTCCCGCGAGGTCAGGTCGGTGGCTGCGAAAGAGAAGATAtctcttaaaataaaataaaatcaaataagacAGTAAAACCATAACTCACTAAATGGGAACCGATTCCACCAGTTGAGTATCgctcttctcttttttttcacattccaTAATGTAGTCTTTTGTGGCTGAATATaatatgattaaagacgtatagcacagagagtaaaactggagCAGCGAGGatagtgtggtagttggcaTATGATCACAGGAAACCGCTGAAATAGGTCttctcgtcaatttacctcaattagggttttattcctaTTGTTCAATCAAATGCTTTAATACAGTGTAATAAATTACGTACCCGTTAGCACCACGGTTTAATCAGAATTAGACTACGAAAATGCAATGGGGTTGTTTGCAATTgtgttagacgtcactggtttagaattactcaaaatgctgtattgtcatcacatttaaaatacagtcacatcaaaacaatgcaaGGGGCAAGTTCTCGGGGAGGCTCAGTCCATCAGCAGGATCCATTACTGAATGGTTAATATATTTGGTAATGAATTAATTGGTTATAAAACATGTTGATATTCATTAAAGTCAGTGATTGAGTAAAATGGCGCACATAACCCTCAATTGGAGTCAAGATCTCaaatataaaagtttcaaaaaaattaacttttcaAAAATGTGACCAGTACTGAttactttaatttgtttttcgTTTTCCTTTATATAGGTACACTTTTAGCTGTATGTCGTACCTTCAAGTGTGTGGAATATGCGGCTGCTCATTGCTCCAAATGCAAACGCTAACGCCGGTGCCAGTGTTAAAATTCCCATCATTATACCTGGagtaaaatgaagaaaattcatCACACCATACAAAAAAGAACACTTATTTAAgctaaaacataaaatttgagGAAACAAATCATACATCAGTGGGATTACGCcatatgttttaaaaagttatCCGATTTGATAACTACAGTTGAATCTACAGCGGGTTGTCGACATTCCGtcaaatttatcaatttatgtatgtgtcgaaacagacattcatatgcTTGCCGTCAACCAttaaggtcaataatcgcaaggtcagttTCTccaaaaagtatataaagtaacaaAATAGGACGGAGTCATGCAAAGACAAGCAGTCAAAAGCTTTCAGTTTAAGACATTAAAACGTTGATTTGCTCACCGATATACTTTCCGGTGTTCGTCGGCACTGGGTTGTTGTCGTCCACGAAGGTGCCACCTAGCGGCGTGCGAGGGGACGTAACTGCTCCTTGAATCAACATGCAGGCCAGAAAAATACCCAGGGCTAagttgttttcactgatgattgAATTACGTTTGTTACAGATGGGTTCCGCCATTACTCCTGGTCCATCGGTAATCTGGCAAATCCCTCCTGCAGAAGCGTTTGCAGAACGGTTGCCAACAAGCAATGAGCCGGAAGCCCCGGTCGAGTCGTCTTGGAATGGAAGGAAATGAGCggtaaagaaaacaattccCGTGGCTCCGGCAATCATGTTTGTCACGGACAGAATGCGAGGGATATGAGAATAGCGGCTGTAGTAGGAGAACAGAAGAATGCAGACGACAAATGAGATCTGCGACGAACTGAGGATGAAACCGCTCTGGGAGCTGCTGAAGCCAAATCGCTTCTCGATGGTGGTCAACTGGGACACCAGGAAGATTCGTATGCCATATGTGAACAGGTTCGACAAGGCGTTGAACGCGACGAACCCTTGAATGGTGGCAAAGACTTGCAAAAAGCTTGGCTTGAAGCTTCCTACGCCACAACGGGTGTCCACATCATCCTCGTGTGGGCTACCGTCTTCAACGTGAGTCGCCATTTCCTCTACTGACGTCCCTTTTGCTTTGTCTGCAGACATCGTGGACGCTTTCTAGGTTGTTTCGTTGTAGCGCAAGGCCCTCGTCTACAATGATAGTGCGTACAAAAAATAGGCTTATCACTTCACCAGCACACTGAAGATGGAATCTTAGCTTCAAGGTAGAGAAAAATTGTCACTGAACAGCTGCGTCAGGCAAACACAAGCACAAAGTCCTGACACGGGTCTGCTTGGAACTTGACGTGATTGAGAAATGCGAGCAACCCTTTACCACTTTTAATAAATACGCATTCTTCTAGGTATCATTAAATTCCACAGATTAGCTCTCGACGCTGTTCGCCTCCCGGATACCTAGAAATTAGAGGAGAATTTTGATATTGCATGGTATATTGGTACACTGGTATATTTACGGCAGAATTTGACGTCCATTAAAGTGTGTAATCTGCATATCCGCATTGTATCTCCTCACGCACACATTTGATATACCGTATTGGCAGCATGTAATTGTCTTGGCTAATCCACGTATACTGTGAATACATCATCCTTGGTTATTAACTCTATATATGTTGTACTTGATTTCTTTCTCTGAATGCGATTTAACGCCGTACCCGAAGGAAGGCACGAAGCGACACCTACAATTTCATGGTGATTGAAAGTGAGACAAGGTAGCACTTCACGCATGTTCATATATGTCAAAATACACTTGTGCACATGAAGAGGTAATCTGTACCGGAATGTCTTTCACAAAAAAGAAGTGTTTTAATTGgtagttatgtatttatttatttatttatttgattggtgttttacgccgtactcaagaatatttcacttatacgacggcgaccagcattatggtgggaggaaactggagagagcccgcaggaaacccatgaccatccgcaggttgctggcataccttcccacgtacagcctgggaggaagccagcatgaactggacttgaactcacagcgaccgcattgatgagaggttccttggtcattacgctgaactagcgcgctaaccaaatgaacCATGGTagttatatattaaaatatgtaataatatcaCTGAGTAACAGTGGAATTactaagtatttatttatttatttgttgatttattcgTGAGActataatgttgaccgccgtcgtataaatgacatattcttgaatacggcataaagcaccaatggaatgaataaatatttgtaagGTCTGAGTAAAACAACTTGTCGTATGCGAAAGCGCCTTAACAGTAATCTTTGAAGATCTCTTTAAAGtaattttgtgttgaatttacatataaatgtgataaTAGCAAACATAAATGGAATTGTACATCCAATGTTATCTACATCAACCAGCGCTTAACGAGACACAAAAAAGATGTAAAAGTTATCAACACTCATTTACATATATGGTTATATAATTGATGAAGAGCGTTGTCCTAAGGGCCAATTCTTTTTCCAAACTAGCTCTTCTTGACAATTAAAATGCTCTGTCAAACTCAGCTCTGGGGAGAACACACACTTCACCTTTATGGGCAGGGGATAGAAAAGTGCCCGGGGTAAAACGACTGACGTTTTAACACGCCAACTTTCCCACACGTGCACACTTTTATACGTACAGAATTAATCCATCATTTTATCATAATACGATGGCAGACAATAGTAGGTATTTAGATTACAACAACTACAGAGGGAATATACACATATCAAACAAACAATTCCTTGAATTTCTTATCATAATGCTATTGCAAactattaatataattaaagatgtacatcaTAGAGCATTcaaccagagcaacgacaacagtatgatagacgcacagcatagagggtacaaccagagcagagacaaaagtgtgatagacgcacagcatagagggtacaaccagagcaacgacaacagtatgatagacgcacagcatagagggtacaaccagagcagcgacaaaagtgtgatagacgtacagcatagagggtacaaccagagcagcgacgacagtgtgatagacgcacagcatagagggtacaaccagagcaacgacaacagtatgatagacgcacagcatagagggtacaaccagagcagcaacgacagtgtgatagacgcacagcatagagggtacaaccagagcagcgacaacagtatgatagacgtacagcatagagggtacaaccagagcagcgacaacagtgtgataaacgcacagcatagagggtacaatcagagcagcgacaacagtgtgatagacgcacagcatacagggtacaaccagagcagcgaaaacagtgtaatagacgcacagcatagagggtacaaccagagcaacgacaacagtatgatagacgcacagcatagagggtacaaccagagcagcgacaacagtgtgatagacgcacagcatagaggctacaaccagagcaacgacaacagtatgatagacgcacagcatagagggtacaaccagagcagcgacagcagtgtgataaacgcacagcatagagggtacaaccagagcagcgacaacagtgtgatagacgcacagcatagagggtacaaccagagcagcgacaacagtgtaatagacgtacagcatagagggtacaACCAGAGAATTGACAACAGAGTgatagacctacagcatagagggtacaACCAGTGAAGTgacaacagtatgatagacgcacagcatagagggtacaaccagagcaacgacaacagtatgatagacgcacagcatagagggtacaaccagagcaacgacaacagtatgatagacgcacagcatagagggtacaaccagagcagcgacaacagtgtgataggcgcacagcatagagggtaCAACCAGTGaaatgacaacagtgtgatagacgtacagcatagaggg from Liolophura sinensis isolate JHLJ2023 chromosome 3, CUHK_Ljap_v2, whole genome shotgun sequence carries:
- the LOC135463678 gene encoding solute carrier organic anion transporter family member 2A1-like; amino-acid sequence: MSADKAKGTSVEEMATHVEDGSPHEDDVDTRCGVGSFKPSFLQVFATIQGFVAFNALSNLFTYGIRIFLVSQLTTIEKRFGFSSSQSGFILSSSQISFVVCILLFSYYSRYSHIPRILSVTNMIAGATGIVFFTAHFLPFQDDSTGASGSLLVGNRSANASAGGICQITDGPGVMAEPICNKRNSIISENNLALGIFLACMLIQGAVTSPRTPLGGTFVDDNNPVPTNTGKYIGIMMGILTLAPALAFAFGAMSSRIFHTLEATDLTSRDPTWIGAWWIGFVILGCLSMFFSSFLFCFPKRLRMAPVHSAKTGEKETKKEESKMPERKSCVGRFKRLVIVPLRSVFRVLRLPVFTLLALSSTMHTFALLGMASFFPKYLETQFYIPTYKTSLMLGVISLFGSTIGPVVGGFVTSHFKLTTRGNLRLILGVCILLTIGCPIGMFLAGQPTDLVQSKFGGQLKPGALMGNDSCVAGCLCSGDVIQPVCGSDGVTYMSPCHAGCYRRENSIYLNCTCSGGTAKPGSCAPEDVKVYPLLVYSTLTSFTVTFAISPNFMVIVRTVTKNDKSLALGLSSFISTLIGHFPAPVVYGAIVDSVCSIWHETCAGTGACAHYDLSAFRFKIFGTNMGLFFLSAVLIFFALLAHNPQDEESDSMSKSIATSVTTVSANGEPELLNVKPTGKETKY